In Streptomyces sclerotialus, the DNA window TCCACGGCGTACTCGTCCAGCTCCGAGAGCAGACCGTCCACGTCGTCACGGTCGACGGTCAGGTCCTCGGCGAAGTGCCGGTCGCCGGTGGCGTCGGGCACGTACTTCACACAGACAACGATCCTCAGGCTCACGCCGGCTCTCCTACCTGCTTCGTCGCTTCACAACTGCCTTGTGCTGGCAGCATAGGCGCCTGTTGGGGCGGCTCCCGGTCGGATGCGTTTCCCCGCGCCGACCGAAATATTACTCGCCAGTACACCTATGCGTATCCCCGATATCAAGCTCGGTGAACTGTGACCTTGCCAACGGCCCCGGCCCGGCGTGTCGGGGCCGCCGGACGGGGCGTCAGTCACGTAGGGCGGTGAAGCGTCCCTGGTGGTACACCAACGGCCTGCCGTGGCCCGTCGGGTCACCGACGACGACCTCGGCCAGCACGATCCGGTGATCCCCCGCGGGCACCCGCGCCACGACCCGGCCGACCAGCCAGGCGAGCACGCCGTCGAGGACCGGCACCCCCTGGGGGCCGGTGCGCCAGGAGGTGGGCGCGGCGAAGCGGTCCGCGCCGCTGCGCGCGAAGGTGGCGGCCAGCTCCTCCTGGTCCTCGCCGAGTATGTGGACGCCGACGTACTCCGCCTCCGCGATGACGGGCCAGCTGGAGCTGCCGGTGCCCACCCCGAAGGAGACCAAGGGCGGTTCGGCGGCGACGGAGGTGAGGGAGGTGGCGGTGAAGCCGACGGGCGCCCGGCGCCCCTGCGCGGTGATCACGGCGACTCCCGCCGCGTGCTGCCGGAAGACCGAGCGCAGCAGTTCGGGAGAGGCGTGCCGGGGTGCCGCGAGGTCGGACGAGGCGGTCATGGAAGTGTCCTTCTGCTGTGGTGTACGGGCCGGAGCCGTGCTGTCGTCGCTGCTCACTCGGCCGGACAGCGCGCACTCGCGGTGCGCAGGAGGTCCACGTGGGCGCGTCCGTACAGAAGGAGATCTCGCCGCATGACGTCAGACTGACGATGCGTGCGTCATGCAGTCAAGCGCTCACCGGCAGGTGCGACGACAATCACGCAGCGTGTACACGCCACGCGACGGCCGACGTCAGGCGCCCACGGCGGCACCCAGTGCCGCGATCACGTCCGCCTTGCGGGGCTGTCCGGTGGCGCGCCGGACGACCGTACCGGCCGCGTCCAGGACCAGGACGGTCGGGGTGCGCGCGATCCGGAGCTCCCGTACGAGACCGAGGTGGGCCTCGGCGTCGATCTCGACGTGCGCCACGCCGGGCACCATCCCGGCGACGTCCTCCAAGGTGCGGCGGGTGGCCCGGCACGGCTGGCAGAAGGCGCTGGAGAACTGCACGAGCGTGGCCCGCTCCCCCAGGCCGGCACCGATCCGCTCCGCGGTCAGCCGCTCCGCCGCCTGCTCTCCTGCTGCCTGCCCTGCCACCTTCGGCCTTCCCTCGCCGCGTCGCCACGTCCTTCCGCACCAGCGTAAGCAGGCCGCCGGACATTCCCGTCCGGGGGCCGCCCGCCGTGCCGGACACTGCGGTGTCCGCGCGTACGGGGGTACGCGGGAAGGAGTCCCACCGCAGACCGACGTGACGAGGATCTCCCGCTCCGAAGCGGCGCGGCGGTAGCCCCTACGGCCGTCTTCGGGCACGATCTCCCGAAAGCCGAAAAGCTACGGCCGCGTAACTTCCCGCCGGGAGAACCCCTCCCCAGGCACACAGAAGGGGAACCCCCGACATGGCAGAGCTCGTCTATCCGCCCGTTATCGGTTTCGCCCGGACGGCGTTCAAGGCGCTCGACCTCAAGTTCGACATCGCGGGCACGGAGAACATCCCGCGGCGCGGCGGCGCCGTGCTGGTGAGCAACCACATCGGATACCTGGACTTCATCTTCTGCGGCCTGGCGGCGCGGCCCGCCAAGCGGCTGGTGCGCTTCATGGCGAAGGACTCCGTCTTCCGTCACAAGGTGTCCGGCCCTCTGATGCGCGCGATGAAGCACATACCGGTGGACCGCTCGCAGGGCGTGCACGCCTACCGCCACGCGCTGGGCGCGCTGCGCGGCGGCGAGATCATCGGGGTCTTCCCCGAGGCCACCATCTCCGAGTCCTTCACTTTGAAGACCTTCAAGTCCGGCGCGGCCCGGCTGGCCCAGGAGGCCGGCGTGCCGCTGCTCCCGATGGCACTGTGGGGCACCCAGCGGCTGTGGACCAAGGGCCACAAGCGCGACCTGGGCCGGAACCACTTCCCGATCACCATCCGGGTCGGCGAGCCGGTCGAGGCGCCCGCCGAGGAGCAGCCGGAGAAGATCACCGACCGGCTGCGCACCCGTGTGCAGGACCTGCTGGAAGCGGCCCAGCGCGCGTACCCCGTACGCCCCAAGGGGCCGGAGGACACCTGGTGGGTACCGGCCCACCTGGGCGGCACGGCACCTGCGCCGGGCGCGGCAACCTGAGGCCGGCCACCCCGGCTCCCTGAGGCGCGCGGCGCCGCTCCCGGAGGCGGTTCAGCGCCGGATCTCGCCCATCTGGATGCGCGCGCCCGGGGAGAACTTCTCCAGCGTCTCCGCGAGCTCGGCGCCCGCCTCCTCCAGCGCGTCGAGCGTCATCGGGGCCATCCGTTCCAGGAGGAACAGCGCGCTGGTGGAGTCCTCGGTGAGGCGGGTGCGGACGCCCTGCCGCCAGTTCCAGCGACGGCAGGTGACGCCGGCCGCGTCCCGCCAGACGACCTCGCCGGGCTCGGGGTGCTCGACGACCCGTTCGCCGCCGGCCGCCGTCTCGAAGGGCTCGTCCCCGGTGGCGCGTACGAGGTGCATGTCGCCCTCGATGCGGTCCAGGTCCTCGCCGCCGACCGGGATGACGTGCGCGACGCTGATCGCGTTGTAGACGTCGACGAGGCGGTTGACGCGGGGCAGGTCGCCGTCGGCCGAGGCGCGCCGGGCCAGCGCCTCGGCGGAGTTGCGGGTGCGCGAGGGCTTGGCGCCGAAGGCGCTGTACGCGGCGCGCCAGGCGGCGATGTGCGGCTCGTCCTGCGGGGGCGTGCTGCCCAGACGTACGGCGAGCCGGGCCGCCGCCTCGTCCAGGAGTGCCGAACTTGCCTCGTCGCTGGGCCCGTTGACCAGGTCGTAGGCCTCGACGACGAGGTGCGCGAAGTCGGGGGCCAGGGCCCGGACGTCATCGGAGACGGTGACGGAGATGCTCATGGCAGGCATTCCAGCACGCAAGGCGACGGTTCAGCAAGCTGCACTCCTCAGTGCAGCCAACTGAACCATACGCCATGCGTCCGTCATGGCTTGCCCATCTCCTCACGGAGCGCCGCCACGAATCCGTCCACGTCGTCCTCCGTGGTGTCGAAGGAGCACATCCACCGGACGTCGCCGGCCGCCTCGTCCCAGAAGTAGAAGCGGTAGCGCTTCATCAGGCGCTCGCTCACGTCGTGCGGCAGCCGCGCGAAGACGGCGTTGGCCTGGACCGGGTGGAGGATCTCCACGCCGTCGACGGCGCGCACGCCCTCGGCCAGCCGCTGCGCCATCGTGTTGGCGTGCCGGGCGTTGCGCAGCCACAGGTCCTTGGCGAGCAGCGCCTCCAGCTGCACCGACACGAAGCGCATCTTCGAGGCCAGCTGCATCGACAGCTTGCGCAGGTGCTTCATGGCGCGCACGGCGTCGGGGTTGATGACGACCACGGCCTCGCCGAAGATCGCGCCGTTCTTCGTGCCGCCGAGCGAGAGGATGTCCACGCCCACGGCGTTGGTGAACGCCCGCATGGGAACGTCCAGCGACGCCGCGGCGTTGGCTATCCGGGAGCCGTCGAGATGGACGACCATGCCGCGCTCATGGGCGTGCTCGCAGATGGCCCGGATCTCGTCGGGGGTGTAGAGCGTGCCCAGTTCGGTGTTCTGCGTGATCGACACGGCCTGCGGCATGGCCCGGTGCTCGTCGTCCCAGCCGTACGCCTCGCGGTCGATCAGCTCGGGGGTGAGCTTGCCGTCCGGGGTGGGGACGGTCAGCAGCTTCAGGCCGCCGACCCGCTCCGGCGCGCCGCATTCGTCGACGTTGATGTGCGCGGACTCGGCGCAGATCACCGCGCCCCAGCGGTCGGTCACGGCCTGGAGGGCCACGACGTTGGCGCCGGTCCCGTTGAAGACCGGGAAGGCCTCGGCGGTCGGCCCGAAGTGGCTGCGGATGACGCGCTGGAGATTCTCGGTGTACTCGTCCCCGCCGTAGGCGATCTGATGGCCGCCGTTGGCGAGGGCGAGCGCTTCGAGGATCTCGGGGTGCGTGCCGGCGTAGTTGTCGCTGGCGAAGCCGCGTACCGAGGGGTCGTGGTGGCGGCGCGCGTCGGTCCTGCCTTCAGGCGCCGCGGGTCCCGTGGTTCGTTCCGCCTGCTCCACCGCTTCGCGCACGGCGGGGCCCACGGCCCGGCTCACAGCCTTGGCTACGGCCTCGGTCACGGCTTCGGTCACGGCTTGGGGGTCAGCCACAGACGCTGTCCATTCACTTCCCGGGCGGGCCGGTCCCAGACGCCGATGACAGCCTCTGCCAGCTCTGTCACGTCCGTGAAGCCCGCGAATTTGGCGTTCGGTCGCTCGGCGCGCATCTGGTCGTTGACGAGCGCCTTGACGACCAGGATCGCAGCCGCCGCGTGCGGACCGGCCTCGCCCCCGGCCTTGCGGAAGGCATCGGCCAGCGCGAGCGTCCAGGCCTCGGCGGCGGCCTTCGAAGCGGCGTACGCGGCGTTCCCGGCGGTGGGCCTGCTCGCGCCCGCCGCGCTGATGAGCAGGTAGCGGCCGTTGCCGCTGCGCTTGAGCGCGCCCTCGAAGGCGAGCGAGGTGTGCTGGACGGTGCGGATCAGCAGCTTCTCCAGCAGGTCCCAGTCGGCGAGGTCGGTCTCGGCGAAGGACGCCGAGCCCCGCCAGCCGCCCACGAGGTGCACCAGCCCGTCGATCCGGCCGAATTCCTTCTCCGTACGGTCCGCCCACTCCCGGGTGGCGTCCAGGTCCAGCAGGTCGACGGTGTCGCCGGTGACGGTCGCGCCGCCGTGCGCGTACCGGGCGGCGTCCACCGCCTCGGCCAGCCGCTCGGCGTCCGCGTCCGCCGCGACCACGGTGGCGCCCGCCTCGGCCAGCCGCAGCAGCGCGGCCCGCCCCGCCGGGCCCGCTGCGCCGGCCACCGCGACGACCGCGCCCTCCAGTGGGCCCTGATTACCGCTCGAAGTGATCGAAGTGGTCATCTCCGCCTCCCGCTGCTCCTCGTCCCCGCTCACGCCGCCGCTCCGGCCTGGCTGCCGGCCGTGATGCCCTTGGTGGAGGCGATCACTTCACGGAGCTTCTTGCGCAGGGCCTCATAGAACATGCTCAGCGGGAATTCGTCCGGAAGCACCTCGTCGACGAGTTTGCGCGGCGGCAGGCTCAGGTCCAGGGCGTCCGGCCCCTTGGCCCAGACCGAGCCGGGGTGCGGCGCGAGGTAGGTGGAGACCAGGTCGTACGCGGCGAACCAGTGGACCAGCTTGGGGCGGTCGATGCCGTCGCGGTAGAGCTTCTCGATCTCGCCGCACAGCTGCTGCGTGACCTGCGGGATGCGCTCCCAGTCGATGTGCAGGGTGTTGTCGGTCCAGCGCACGGCGTCGTGCTGGTGCAGGTACGCGAAGAGCAGCTGGCCGCCGAGGCCGTCGTAGTTCTTCACGCGGTCGCCGGTGACCGGGAAGCGGAACATCCGGTCGAAGACCATCGCGTACTGCACGTCCCTGGCCTGCGGCAGGCCCTCCGCCTCCAGCTTCACGGCCTCCTTGAAGGCGGTGAGGTCGCAGCGCAGCTCCTCCAGGCCGTACATCCAGAACGGCTGCCGCTGCTTGATCATGAAGGGGTCGAAGGGCAGGTCACCGTGGCTGTGCGTACGGTCGTGCACCATGTCCCACAGAACGAACGCCTCCTGGCAGCGGTTCTGGTCGGCCAGCATCGCGCGGACGTCGTCCGGGAGGTCGATGCCGAGGACGTCCACGGCGGCCTCGCTGACCCGGCGGAAGCGCGCGGCCTCGCGGTCGCAGAAGATGCCGCCCCAGCTGAAGCGCTCGGGCGCCTCGCGCACCGCGATGGTCTCGGGGAAGAGCACCGCGGAGTGGGTGTCGTACCCGGCGGTGAAGTCCTCGAAGGTGATGCCGCAGAACAGCGGGTTGTCGTAGCGCGTGCGCTCCAGCTCCGCGAGCCACTCGGGCCAGACCATGCGCAGCACGACGGCCTCGAAGTTGCGGTCGGGGTTGCCGTTCTGCGTGTACATCGGGAAGACGACCAGGTGCTGGAGGCCGTCCTCGCGGCCGCGGGCCGGCTGGAAGGCGAGCAGCGAGTCCAGGAAGTCCGGCACGGCGAAGCCGCCGTCGGCCCAGCGGCGCAGGTCGGCGACGAGCGCGCGGTGGTAGGCGGCGTCGTGCGGCAGCAGCGGGGAGAGCGTCTCGATCGCGGCGGTCGCGCGGTCCACCTCGCGGCGGACCGTGGCCGCTGCGGGCGCGCCCTCGGCGTCGAGGTCTATGGAGCCGTCCTTGGCCTGCCAGGGCCTGATGGTCTCGATCGCGTCCTTCAGCACCGGCCAGGCCGCATGCTCGACGACGCGCTCAGCGGTCGAGGTACCCGTCCGGACACCCACAGGCGAAAGAATTTCCGTCATGACTGCCCTCCGGCAGGAGATCGTGTGGTGAGAACACCGTAACCAGGGAGCCTTCGGAGACTCAAGGGGGATCAACGGAAATCATCCTGCCGTACCCCCGTTATCGGAGCGTTTTTTCCTGCGACAGACCCGTGTGCCAGCGTTTTCTGTCATACCCAGCCATTCGGGTGACGGCCGTACGGGGTCCGGACGGATCCGGTCACCATCCGGTCCTCGTGCGGTCAGCGGCCGGTCAGGAACGTCCGGAATGACGAGATGTTCGGGCTCCATGTCCATGCCGCCCCGCCGCGCCCCGAAGATGGCCGGGCCAACCCGCCGTACCGCCGCCAGGGGGCCACCACGTACCCGCGACTCCCCGTCACCGCCTGGGCCGTGCTCGGCCTGCTCTCCTTCCGTGACGACCGCACCGGCTACGACCTCAAGAAGTGGGCCGACACCTCGCTCCGCTTCTTCTACTGGTCACCGGCCATCAGCCAGATCTACGCCGAGCTGCGCCGCCTGGAGGACCTGGGCATGGTCACCTCCCGGCGCTCGGGCCCGGAGGAGCCCCGGGCCAAGCGCCGCTACACCATCACCGGGAACGGCCGCGACGCACTGACCGCCTGGGCGGACGGCACCCGCGACTGCGGCCCGCCGGTCCTCAAGCACCCGCTCCTCCTGCGCGTCTGGCTCGGGCACCTCACCGTGCCCGGCACCCTGCGCACCCTGGTGGAACAGCACCGCGAGCGCACCCGGGCCGGGCTGCGGAACGTACGCAAGGCACTGGACGGCGTCGACGCCGCCCCGGAGTGGGACTTCCCCCGCGTCGCACTGGGCTGGAGCGAGCGGCAGCATCTGGCCGAGCTGGAGCTGGCCGAGGCCATGCTCGCCGACCTGGAACGACTGGGGCACGAGGAGCCGGATGGGCCACGGCAGGCGGTGGACGCCCCGGGCCGCCCCCCGTCGGCGGACCTCCCGCGTCAGCACGCGGAGGACGCGCCCACGCACGGGTGACCGGATGCGCCGCCCCGCGCCCCGCCCCGCCAGGACAGGGGTCCCCCGGTCCGCCCGCCCCGGAGGGAGTCGCCCCGCGTGAGCACCCGCACCGTGCTGGTCGCCGCCGTCATCACCGGTCTCGTCCTCGGCGTCGCGAGCGCCCGCGCGGGGCACGCCGCGACGACATCCGGCGTTCCCTTCACCGTCAGCGTGGCCCGTTAGGCTGGCCGCCGTTTCCGGCAGCCGTGCCCCAGCCGGTTGCCGGTTCCGTACCGCCAGCCACAGCCGACAGCCACAGAAGCGAGGCAGCCTTGTCCTTCCTGACCATCGGACACCGCGGGGTCATGGGCGTGGAGCCGGAGAACACCCTGCGTTCCTTCCGCCGCGCCGAACGCGAGGGGCTCGACATCATCGAGCTGGACCTGCACCTCAGCAAGGACGGTGCGCTCGTCGTGATGCACGACGCGGAGGTGGACCGTACGACGGACGGGCACGGGCCGATCGCCGACCACACCCTCGCCGCGCTGCGTGAGATGGATGCGGGCCAGGGCGAGCGGATCCCCGTCTTCGAAGAGGTCGTCGAGGCCGTACAGGCGCCGCTGCAGGCCGAGATCAAGGACGTGGCGGCGGCCCGCGCGCTGGCCGACGTGCTGCGCGAGCGGGACCTCGCCGGCCGGGTCGACGTGATCTCCTTCCACGACGAGGCGCTGGCGGAGGTCCGCACGCTGCTGCCCGGCGTCCGCACGGGCCTGGTGGCCAGCCGGTACGGCACGGACGTGGTGGACCGGGCGCAGGCGGTGGGCGCCGAGTACCTCTCGCTGAACATCCGCCGGCTCACCCTGGAGCTGACCGAGCGTGCGCACGCGGCGGGCCTGCGGATGCTCGCCTGGACCGTGAACACCCACGACCAGCTGCGGATCGCCCGCGGGCTCGGTCTGGACGGCGTGATCACCGACTTCCCCGAGATCCGCCGGGCGACGCGCTTCACGGCGTGACGCCGCGCGGCGAGCCAGGCTCTCAGGCCAGCTTCTTGACCAGCAGCTCGAATGCGAGGTCGGCACGCTGCGGTATGCCGAAGCGCTCGTCGCCGTACGGGAAGGGAGTCATCCGGCCGGTGCGCGCGTAGCCGCGGCGCTCGTACCAGGCGATCAGCTCGGTGCGCTGCCGGATGACCGTCATGTGCATCTCGCGGGCGCCCCACTCGGCGCGTACGATGCGCTCGGCCTCAGCGATGATCACCTTGCCCAGGCCGCCGCCCTGGAGGGCGGGGCGCACCGCGAACATGCCGAAGTAGGCGTGCTCCCCGCGGTGTTCGAGCTGGCAGCAGGCCACCAGCTCACCGTCCCGTTCGGCGACCAGCAGCCGGCTGCCGTCCGCCTCGACCACCGCGGCGACGCCCTCGGGGTCGGTGCGCCGGCCCGCCAGCAGGTCCGCCTCCGTGGTCCAGCCCGCGCGGCTCGCGTCGCCCCGGTACGCCGACTCGATGAGCTCGACGAGCGCGGGGACGTCGGACGCGGTGGCGGGGCGGAAGGTCAGCTCGGGCGCTGGCGTGGTGGCCATGGCGGGCGGGGTCCTCTCGACGCGTACGGGCCGCGGAGCCCGGCGGCGGACGGCACGGCGGCGGGTGGCGCGGCGGCCACGCGGCGGCAGGTGGTGCGCGGCCGGTGTCGAGGCTAACAAGGGCGCGGATCCGCACGCCGCGCTGGACTGGAAGCGGGAAAGCCTTAGGGTCCGTGCCATGGTGCAGGTACTGAGCAGCAGAGTGCTGGTGCGGCCGGCCGATCCCGAGCGGTCGCGGGAGTTCTACGGCAAGGCGCTGGGTCTTCCGGTGTACCGGGAGTTCGGTACGGGACCCGAGCGCGGGGTCGTGTACTTCCTCGGCGGCGGCTTCCTGGAGGTCTCGGGCCGGTCGGCGGAGCCGCCCACCGCGACGCTCCAGCTCTGGCTCCAGGTCGCGGACGCGGCGGCGGCGCACGAGGAGCTGGTGGCGAACGGCGTGGAGATCCTGCGGCCCCCGGTCAAGGAGCCGTGGGGTCTGATCGAGATGTGGATCGCCGACCCCGACGGCCACCGCATCGTCCTCACCGAGGTCCCGGCGGACCACCCGATCCGGTACCGGCCGGGGATCTGACGCCCGCCGCGGCCGGCGGCGACCCGGCGGCCGCGGCAATTCGCACACGCGCTCCCTCGTGCGCCTGTGCGCTCCCGTGGGGCGGGTTCCGGGCGGGCATCCTGCGAGCGGAAGAGATCGTTCGCGCCGGGGCCCGGCACGGACGCCGTACGTGTTCCAGGGGGAGGTGCGCCGTGCACGGACCGGCGATGACCGGCTGGCTGCTGGTCGTACTGTGCGCAGCGGCGGGCGCGTACTGCCTCGTGCGCTCGCGCGTGGGAGCGGAAGGGGGCCCCGTCCGGCGCGGGCAGACGCGCGGTGAGGCGCTGATGGCACTGGGTATGGCGGTGATGGCGCTGCCGGCCTCCGTCGTGCCGGTGCCGGCCTGGTCGGCGTGGGCCTTCGTGGCGGTCTTCGGGGTGACGGGCCTGTGGGCGGTCGCCGCCCGCCATCCGCATCACGCGGTGGGCTCGCTCGCCATGGTCTACATGGCCCTGGTGATGACGACGGCACAGGCCGGTGCGGGGCACGGCGGCCACGGCGGGGCAGCGGGCCTGCCCGTACTGACCGGCCTGCTGCTCGCCTACTACGCCGTGCACGCCGTCGCCTCCGGCCTCCGTCTGATACCGGCCCCCGCCGTGCTGACAGCGGGGAGCGTGCCGGGTGCCGGGGTGCGGGCCGTGCCGCGGCCCGAGCTGCTGAGCGCCTGCCGTACGGCCATGAGCATGGGGATGTTCACGATGCTGCTGGCGGTGTGA includes these proteins:
- a CDS encoding flavin reductase family protein codes for the protein MTASSDLAAPRHASPELLRSVFRQHAAGVAVITAQGRRAPVGFTATSLTSVAAEPPLVSFGVGTGSSSWPVIAEAEYVGVHILGEDQEELAATFARSGADRFAAPTSWRTGPQGVPVLDGVLAWLVGRVVARVPAGDHRIVLAEVVVGDPTGHGRPLVYHQGRFTALRD
- a CDS encoding SDR family NAD(P)-dependent oxidoreductase, translated to MTTSITSSGNQGPLEGAVVAVAGAAGPAGRAALLRLAEAGATVVAADADAERLAEAVDAARYAHGGATVTGDTVDLLDLDATREWADRTEKEFGRIDGLVHLVGGWRGSASFAETDLADWDLLEKLLIRTVQHTSLAFEGALKRSGNGRYLLISAAGASRPTAGNAAYAASKAAAEAWTLALADAFRKAGGEAGPHAAAAILVVKALVNDQMRAERPNAKFAGFTDVTELAEAVIGVWDRPAREVNGQRLWLTPKP
- a CDS encoding thioredoxin family protein, with protein sequence MAGQAAGEQAAERLTAERIGAGLGERATLVQFSSAFCQPCRATRRTLEDVAGMVPGVAHVEIDAEAHLGLVRELRIARTPTVLVLDAAGTVVRRATGQPRKADVIAALGAAVGA
- a CDS encoding lysophospholipid acyltransferase family protein → MAELVYPPVIGFARTAFKALDLKFDIAGTENIPRRGGAVLVSNHIGYLDFIFCGLAARPAKRLVRFMAKDSVFRHKVSGPLMRAMKHIPVDRSQGVHAYRHALGALRGGEIIGVFPEATISESFTLKTFKSGAARLAQEAGVPLLPMALWGTQRLWTKGHKRDLGRNHFPITIRVGEPVEAPAEEQPEKITDRLRTRVQDLLEAAQRAYPVRPKGPEDTWWVPAHLGGTAPAPGAAT
- a CDS encoding DUF6421 family protein, encoding MTEILSPVGVRTGTSTAERVVEHAAWPVLKDAIETIRPWQAKDGSIDLDAEGAPAAATVRREVDRATAAIETLSPLLPHDAAYHRALVADLRRWADGGFAVPDFLDSLLAFQPARGREDGLQHLVVFPMYTQNGNPDRNFEAVVLRMVWPEWLAELERTRYDNPLFCGITFEDFTAGYDTHSAVLFPETIAVREAPERFSWGGIFCDREAARFRRVSEAAVDVLGIDLPDDVRAMLADQNRCQEAFVLWDMVHDRTHSHGDLPFDPFMIKQRQPFWMYGLEELRCDLTAFKEAVKLEAEGLPQARDVQYAMVFDRMFRFPVTGDRVKNYDGLGGQLLFAYLHQHDAVRWTDNTLHIDWERIPQVTQQLCGEIEKLYRDGIDRPKLVHWFAAYDLVSTYLAPHPGSVWAKGPDALDLSLPPRKLVDEVLPDEFPLSMFYEALRKKLREVIASTKGITAGSQAGAAA
- a CDS encoding VOC family protein; the protein is MVQVLSSRVLVRPADPERSREFYGKALGLPVYREFGTGPERGVVYFLGGGFLEVSGRSAEPPTATLQLWLQVADAAAAHEELVANGVEILRPPVKEPWGLIEMWIADPDGHRIVLTEVPADHPIRYRPGI
- a CDS encoding PadR family transcriptional regulator: MFGLHVHAAPPRPEDGRANPPYRRQGATTYPRLPVTAWAVLGLLSFRDDRTGYDLKKWADTSLRFFYWSPAISQIYAELRRLEDLGMVTSRRSGPEEPRAKRRYTITGNGRDALTAWADGTRDCGPPVLKHPLLLRVWLGHLTVPGTLRTLVEQHRERTRAGLRNVRKALDGVDAAPEWDFPRVALGWSERQHLAELELAEAMLADLERLGHEEPDGPRQAVDAPGRPPSADLPRQHAEDAPTHG
- a CDS encoding GNAT family N-acetyltransferase, coding for MATTPAPELTFRPATASDVPALVELIESAYRGDASRAGWTTEADLLAGRRTDPEGVAAVVEADGSRLLVAERDGELVACCQLEHRGEHAYFGMFAVRPALQGGGLGKVIIAEAERIVRAEWGAREMHMTVIRQRTELIAWYERRGYARTGRMTPFPYGDERFGIPQRADLAFELLVKKLA
- a CDS encoding B3/B4 domain-containing protein — protein: MSISVTVSDDVRALAPDFAHLVVEAYDLVNGPSDEASSALLDEAAARLAVRLGSTPPQDEPHIAAWRAAYSAFGAKPSRTRNSAEALARRASADGDLPRVNRLVDVYNAISVAHVIPVGGEDLDRIEGDMHLVRATGDEPFETAAGGERVVEHPEPGEVVWRDAAGVTCRRWNWRQGVRTRLTEDSTSALFLLERMAPMTLDALEEAGAELAETLEKFSPGARIQMGEIRR
- a CDS encoding threonine aldolase family protein, giving the protein MEQAERTTGPAAPEGRTDARRHHDPSVRGFASDNYAGTHPEILEALALANGGHQIAYGGDEYTENLQRVIRSHFGPTAEAFPVFNGTGANVVALQAVTDRWGAVICAESAHINVDECGAPERVGGLKLLTVPTPDGKLTPELIDREAYGWDDEHRAMPQAVSITQNTELGTLYTPDEIRAICEHAHERGMVVHLDGSRIANAAASLDVPMRAFTNAVGVDILSLGGTKNGAIFGEAVVVINPDAVRAMKHLRKLSMQLASKMRFVSVQLEALLAKDLWLRNARHANTMAQRLAEGVRAVDGVEILHPVQANAVFARLPHDVSERLMKRYRFYFWDEAAGDVRWMCSFDTTEDDVDGFVAALREEMGKP
- a CDS encoding glycerophosphodiester phosphodiesterase encodes the protein MSFLTIGHRGVMGVEPENTLRSFRRAEREGLDIIELDLHLSKDGALVVMHDAEVDRTTDGHGPIADHTLAALREMDAGQGERIPVFEEVVEAVQAPLQAEIKDVAAARALADVLRERDLAGRVDVISFHDEALAEVRTLLPGVRTGLVASRYGTDVVDRAQAVGAEYLSLNIRRLTLELTERAHAAGLRMLAWTVNTHDQLRIARGLGLDGVITDFPEIRRATRFTA
- a CDS encoding DUF5134 domain-containing protein, whose translation is MHGPAMTGWLLVVLCAAAGAYCLVRSRVGAEGGPVRRGQTRGEALMALGMAVMALPASVVPVPAWSAWAFVAVFGVTGLWAVAARHPHHAVGSLAMVYMALVMTTAQAGAGHGGHGGAAGLPVLTGLLLAYYAVHAVASGLRLIPAPAVLTAGSVPGAGVRAVPRPELLSACRTAMSMGMFTMLLAV